The genomic region GTTATTTGAGAAAGTTAAAACACATGACAATGCGTGATTGACTTGAAATACCGCTACAATGAGATTCTCATAGCAGTAAGTGTATCTCCAGTTATCAACTTATGTGACATATAACATGACATTTGACAGTTCCTTATCCGTTATCAATGAACGAAATTTATGAACAAAGGAAACATTGTTGTATTAGTGGACTTACGGTTGAGTCATCTTCAATGTGTGCAAAGCATTCATCATTCGGGCTGTATATTCCGAAGATGGATCCAGTGGAGACAGCAGCATCAATGTTGGATGATCCATCAAGTGGGTCAAACACCACAATGTAGTTGCCGGAATAACTCTCTTCCACCGCGACTGGCACATCCTCTTCCTCCGATGCTATAATCCCTGTCCTTCCGCTTGATCTCAGGCAATTTGAGAAAACCTGTTTGTGCTACATAATCAAACTCCCTATTTATGAAGGTGGGCCAACTCAAACCATTTTATTGATTGTGACCAAAACAAAATCGCTAATCCGTTGTAGTCTAGTTGGTCAGGATATTCGGCTCTCACCCGAAAGACCCGGGTTCAAGTCCCGGCAACGGAATTGTTTTTGAGCCTTTATTGGATTTTAaacatttttgtttaattttgtcctTTGTTTTTCTCAGATAAATACCAAAACCATTGATTAGTAATTTGAACTCAATGGGAGGGAATTAGAATCCAAGTGTTAAATTAACCAGCTGACTGAACTCACGTCTGTATTTTTAGTTAAGAATTAGAAGAAGCACAAACCTCATTGGAGACAACATCAAGTTTCTTCTGGTCCTCTCCTTGGATATTAACCGCACCTTGAATCCCGGTCAAGTTGGAAATGCTAGCCCTCTGCACCAAAGAAGCAATCTGCTTGCACGCAACCGAAATGCTAGAGAGCACGATGGTCAGCTCGGCATCGATCACCCCGGCCTGCTCTTGCATCAGCAGCCAGCTCGTCAGCGTCTGAATCTCGTACCCGCTCTTTTTCTTCGGCTCCGTTGTCTCCGCCGCCACGGCCATGCACCTAACCCCGTCAGCCGCATGCCTCCTCTTGTTGTAAGTTAAGTTAGGGCACGAGACGACTGTTTTGGAGCCCAACACACATTGTTGGAGAGGAGAGATGTTACAGAGAGACCGAGAGCTTGAGCATAGGAGTTGGGACGACGGTGAAGTTAACGTTGCTGCAACCATGATTTGGTGTTTCTGATTTTTGctctgatttttcttttcagtgTCTGATTTTCtggcttttttgtttttttagttgGATTGTGTGTGTGGGATTTGTGAGGTTAGCAacaatttctaatatttttcttattctaTTTTGGGTCCCACTTATCTTGCTTTTGTAATGTTTGGTATTGCGATCATGGTTTCCTGGAGGAGGCCAATAGGGGGAGGGAGATAACAAATAACAAGTGGGAATGCaatttgggttgggttggatttgATGTTTGGTTTAGGTCGTTAATCAACTCCATTAAGCCTAATTGCTAATGATTGTGGGCTTTAAAACCTAGGCTCAGGAACCTTGATCCCCAAGTATTTGGATTAACtcaagagagttttaacgaaaagtccacgatattgtttaatttgatgaaaaaccatatttttacactaaaaagtcaatcattgttggagaacaattcagaaataaacaaatataacagaaataaacagaacttgaaattctaatattttatttaccaaatatacttgatgtgcagaatgaaattatacaataaatacataaattaatataataatatcaatgatactaacttgatcatagaaggtagaggctagcgtaaaagctatgtcattcgaacagtattttcgtcccactcttgtacttgtggttctacaacatctgctcgaccaggatacaactaccaaaTTCTATAACCCGCAccggattatagaactctagcgaattgctttgtgtgtttactctctggaaattttgtacgaAAGATAAGGAGGATGAAAAGATGATTCtcacttggatactgtgattacaaatatataggctgtttcacaccctttcaaatacctgttcagtgtatttgaaagcacacaactctttctaatagctgtatcttttaatcaaaaagtacaactctttctaacagctgtgtcttttaatcaaaacgttttttaattaataaattaagtaaaaaacttaatccgaaaattaaaattaatgaatctgattaattttaaattccaaggcccttgtcttgattaattaatattaattgtatttaggctatattatattcaagcctaattcacgcaaccataaggcccaagccttcaatccatttccaaatggtccaagttctaattactaagaaaagggaataagcctatataaaggcttaTGAAAAAATACTATTGACCAATGTAGGACAAGAGAGTCTCAAACTCCaacaatcatggtactatttactttaccctttattttgtccttatcattaaaactcaaaattttcaattcattttcattagttttcctttaacttAAATTTATAACAAGGTGTAGCGGCAAGTTTTACTCAAGAGCTCTTAGCAATTTGCATAAAGCTTGGTTTCACCACACAAGTGACCCAGATTTAGCAGAAGGGAATACCTCTAGGCTAGATTTACATGGTCTTATTATTGGCAATGACGAAGTGTTATGGGAAAAGTTGGTGATAACTTTGTTGGTTCTTGGAAATGAAGGTTATAGGTTTTCGTAATCTCGGATTTTGTCCTCTTAGTGACCAAAGAATGCATGATCACTCATCCTTAGATTTAACATTAAAAGTGAAGAATAAGTAGATGTGCTATTGATATTTTAATCTCAACATTTGATATCAAATCTAAAGGTGAGTGACCACGACTTCTTATTCATCAAGTGATTAAGAGAATGTGACTCATCTCgtataaacataaaacaaaatttgtttGGTACTATTCAGCTAAAGAAAGACGGAGAAAAATAAAAGGCGAAAGGGATTTGCTATCAAATTTTGGCACGATTTGGCTGGAACTTGAAACCTCAAACGATATTTAATTTCTGAAAATTTATTATTTGGACTTtaatgtcaaaaaataaatacacaAATTTTACTTTAATAATATGAAGTAGCAAACGGAGGACAACTTAAGCAATAACTTGGCAATTCTTTTTTATctatgatttaaaaaattagaactGAACAACTTTGCAGATGGAAGACCTCTATCAACCATATAACTATGACAAATCCTTTCCTTGATGTAATCTACTACCCttcttctcctttttattttccataCATTGATATTCTTTCCTTCAATTCCACCCTTTGGACTTTGCAGACAATATtaatttaaaagagaaaaaaaaagatgggagCAGTACAATCAATGACAAGGTTGGAGATTCTTTTCTTTACCCTCCTGAGGGCATCACACACTGTTATTTAGCCACGGATACGTATCTGTGCATTTGTGCACCAGTAGATGGCGTATTGGTGTACATATGGATTATAGCTCAGTGTAAAAAGATGATGTGATGCATGTCGGAAAAACACATGCAGCGATCTGCAATCCAAATTACCGTTGGAAGAGAGCCACCCAAACCACATGTAGTGCGGTAAGGATCAATAGAAACCTAGGCGGAGGACAGTGACCATGCATTAGGGGATGCatggtggagaaatttttcattgtaaccGAAATAcgggtggtacatcacgtgtttttatgtaagagCAAGTCTAGCCCGGACAGAATTGACTGGCaccaagtgaagaaaatggcCCGGCTTGCATGGAATGAGTTCCAGCCCGCAAAAGTGATTGGCACCCAGCCCGTGCCAGTCAAGAGcccagcccaaaatggacagaccCAGAGGCCGGTCCGTTTCttggcgcgtgcacaacacgCGGGAGGCCAGGGGAGTAGCCGACAGGCTTTGCAGGCGGTGGGGCCCGCGTGGCAGGGCAACTTGCAGTCATCCGGCtgagggctacgtggccctcctcagagccgttggatttccaacggtaaaaaaaatttaaatttaaattttaaattggaccgtccgatcacatatcaacggtccacgtttatttcaccaaaaattaaaaaaaaaaaaaaaaaaggcccaacggtcagaaatttgactGTTGGCCATGTGGCAGcgtgttggctgttggatttgattatttttcaaatccaacggtccagattaattacaacattaaaatttaataaaaattaattaaaaaatgtcaaaatttttttaaaaaatacagaaaaattttaaaaaattaatttttttttctataaatacctaaccctcatcttccaccttacaccacatttcaatattttctacactttctacactttctacatttgaatattttgtacactttgagagaaaaaaaagacttcgtggaagctcagtgaagatgttacgttgtgtgaatgttgggttcgcactactcatgacccgattacgggtaatgagatggataagcgataaatgtggagtaaaattacgaaatcgttcaacgatgtacatggaaaagatgcaagatctagtcaaggtcttcaaggtcgttggaaaaaactcaacgcatcctttacttgttggaaaaacgccatctctcatgcttctggtaatctgagtagtgggacaagtttagcggatgaggtaacaatatttttatttatttatatgcattccacccacatcaatattttaatttatttaatttcttatgtaatttttatgtaatatgcattccacaatacttatgtaatttttatataatttttatgcattccacaattcttatgtaatttttatgtaatttttatagacactacaagcacaagcattctacaatgcaaagaaccataacaaatcattcaacaaatgggaatgttggcaaattgtcaaagattgccctaaatacaaaattgtggcaaccggtccagaagttgtcatgcacggtatgagtctacacagttcgccagaagcagacacagccgaacaagaagccaacacatttgaagacacggaagggATGCCTGGACAAGTGCcagagacccaaccgactcgtcagtccctcaggcctcaaggtaaaaaggcatcaaagaaaaaaggtagttcttccaaaaatgactacactaaatatatggaggaacttactcgtcaaggtgaactga from Pyrus communis chromosome 9, drPyrComm1.1, whole genome shotgun sequence harbors:
- the LOC137744872 gene encoding fructose-1,6-bisphosphatase, chloroplastic-like — its product is MVAATLTSPSSQLLCSSSRSLCNISPLQQCVLGSKTVVSCPNLTYNKRRHAADGVRCMAVAAETTEPKKKSGYEIQTLTSWLLMQEQAGVIDAELTIVLSSISVACKQIASLVQRASISNLTGIQGAVNIQGEDQKKLDVVSNEVFSNCLRSSGRTGIIASEEEDVPVAVEESYSGNYIVVFDPLDGSSNIDAAVSTGSIFGIYSPNDECFAHIEDDSTLDSVEQKCVVSVCQPGSNLLAAGYCMYSSSVIFVLTIGTGVFAFSLDPMYGEFVLTQENIQIPKAGKIYSFNEGNYQLWDDKLKKYIDDLKDPGPSGKPYSARYIGSLVGDFHRTLLYGGIYGYPRDKKSKNGKLRLLYECAPMSFIVEQAGGKGSDGNSRVLDIEPTEIHQRVPLYIGSMDEVEKLEKYLA